One genomic segment of Desulforamulus reducens MI-1 includes these proteins:
- the groES gene encoding co-chaperone GroES has translation MIKPLGDRVVVKALPQEEKTKSGIVLPDTAKEKPQQGEVVAVGPGRLLENGQRAALDLKAGDKVFFSKYAGNEVKLDEEEYLILREMDILAVIE, from the coding sequence GTGATTAAACCATTAGGTGACAGGGTAGTTGTTAAGGCACTGCCCCAGGAAGAAAAAACCAAGAGTGGCATTGTACTGCCTGATACTGCAAAGGAGAAGCCCCAACAAGGTGAAGTTGTGGCTGTGGGTCCTGGCCGTCTACTGGAGAATGGACAACGTGCTGCCCTTGACTTAAAAGCTGGAGATAAAGTATTTTTCTCCAAGTACGCTGGCAATGAAGTCAAGCTAGACGAAGAAGAATATTTAATTCTACGTGAAATGGATATTCTTGCTGTTATCGAGTAA
- a CDS encoding MogA/MoaB family molybdenum cofactor biosynthesis protein yields MYKIGIITMSDKGSQGQREDVSGATIREMVQGLGNVEQYRIVPDDPEVIKATLIEFADQRGIDLILTTGGTGLGPRDNTPEATLAVIHRQVPGLAEAIRAESLKKTPKAMLSRAVSGTRGKTLIINLPGSVKGVRECLEVVLPVLPHGLEILTGRGGECGQS; encoded by the coding sequence ATGTACAAAATAGGTATCATAACCATGAGCGACAAAGGTTCCCAGGGTCAAAGGGAAGATGTCAGTGGAGCAACCATCCGAGAAATGGTGCAAGGGTTAGGCAACGTGGAACAATACCGCATTGTACCGGATGACCCAGAGGTTATCAAAGCAACATTAATTGAATTTGCGGATCAAAGGGGCATAGACTTAATTCTAACCACCGGTGGAACCGGACTGGGACCCAGGGATAATACACCGGAAGCTACGCTGGCTGTCATCCATCGCCAGGTGCCGGGTCTAGCTGAAGCCATTCGGGCAGAAAGTCTAAAAAAAACCCCCAAGGCCATGCTATCCAGAGCAGTCAGTGGGACCAGAGGGAAAACCTTAATTATTAATTTACCCGGCAGTGTTAAAGGAGTAAGAGAATGTTTGGAGGTTGTTCTGCCGGTATTGCCCCATGGACTGGAGATTCTAACCGGTAGGGGTGGGGAGTGCGGACAATCCTAG
- the fdhD gene encoding formate dehydrogenase accessory sulfurtransferase FdhD produces MVWQFNKTTSKIVRIKGDKIITTEDCIVREVPITLFLNDKEFVTMVCSPQALQELAVGFLCSEGLLQSPEDIKAIRLDEENGVVYIDAPDIEDESKFLKRNITSCCGRGRPVFYYINDAKSMNKVSSDLLVTPGQVWDLSDRLEEMSILFKETGGVHNAALCLPTEVMMFYEDVGRHNAVDKIFGRAFLDRIPLRDKILVFSGRVSSEIVIKIGKMGLPVIISRSAPTDLGLEMAQKLGITVVGFAKGERMNVYTYPERILG; encoded by the coding sequence ATGGTCTGGCAATTCAATAAAACCACTTCTAAAATTGTTCGTATTAAAGGCGACAAAATTATAACCACCGAAGACTGTATTGTTCGTGAAGTACCAATAACCCTTTTTCTAAATGATAAAGAGTTTGTTACAATGGTCTGTTCTCCCCAAGCATTGCAGGAATTGGCCGTGGGTTTTCTTTGTTCAGAAGGTCTGTTACAATCCCCCGAAGATATTAAAGCAATTCGATTAGATGAAGAAAATGGGGTCGTTTATATTGATGCCCCGGATATAGAAGACGAGTCTAAATTTCTTAAAAGAAATATAACCAGTTGCTGTGGTCGGGGACGACCAGTCTTTTACTATATCAACGATGCCAAAAGCATGAATAAGGTATCCTCTGATCTGCTGGTAACGCCAGGTCAAGTATGGGATTTATCCGATCGATTGGAAGAAATGTCTATTCTTTTTAAAGAAACCGGTGGCGTTCATAATGCCGCCCTATGCTTGCCCACAGAAGTAATGATGTTCTATGAGGATGTGGGACGACATAATGCAGTTGATAAAATCTTCGGACGTGCTTTTTTAGATCGCATTCCCCTAAGGGATAAGATTCTTGTTTTTAGCGGCAGGGTCTCTTCGGAAATCGTCATAAAAATCGGAAAAATGGGCCTGCCGGTTATTATTTCCCGTTCTGCACCAACGGACCTAGGGCTGGAAATGGCCCAAAAACTTGGTATTACTGTGGTGGGTTTTGCCAAAGGTGAACGCATGAATGTATATACATATCCCGAGCGTATTTTGGGATAG
- a CDS encoding winged helix-turn-helix domain-containing protein, which produces MMADGPGNLEYPFRELFRPGCKVWLEKGEAHFGDGLYYLLINVQQQGSISRAAKAMGMSYRAAWGKIKKAEKSWGFRLVETQVGGDAGGGAKLTAKGSRLVECFSQIRDRMDKVIQEIYRECFGE; this is translated from the coding sequence ATGATGGCCGATGGACCTGGAAATCTGGAGTACCCCTTTAGAGAACTTTTTCGACCTGGCTGCAAAGTTTGGTTAGAGAAGGGAGAAGCCCATTTTGGAGATGGACTCTATTATCTTCTTATAAATGTTCAACAGCAGGGCTCCATTTCAAGGGCGGCCAAAGCAATGGGTATGTCCTACCGTGCTGCCTGGGGAAAGATTAAAAAAGCGGAAAAAAGCTGGGGGTTCCGTCTTGTTGAAACACAGGTGGGCGGTGACGCCGGCGGAGGTGCCAAGCTGACAGCCAAAGGAAGTAGATTGGTGGAGTGCTTTAGCCAAATCCGAGACAGAATGGATAAGGTTATTCAGGAAATTTACAGAGAGTGTTTTGGGGAGTAG